The Streptococcus sp. 29896 genome includes a region encoding these proteins:
- a CDS encoding amino acid ABC transporter ATP-binding protein has translation MTNNIILEIKNLKKSYGQNQVLKDISVSVEKGEVISIIGSSGSGKSTFLRSINLLETPTEGQILYHGQDVLAKGYDLTTYREKLGMVFQSFNLFNNLNVLENAIVAQTTVLKRDRAEAEKIAKENLNKVGMTEQYWQAKPNQLSGGQKQRVAIARALSVNPEVILFDEPTSALDPEMVGEVLKTMQDLAKSGLTMIIVTHEMEFARDVSNRVIFMDKGVIAEEGSPQQIFENPQEERTKVFLQRFLG, from the coding sequence ATGACTAACAACATCATACTTGAAATTAAAAACCTAAAGAAATCTTATGGACAAAACCAAGTCCTCAAAGACATCTCCGTGAGCGTTGAGAAAGGAGAAGTCATTTCCATTATCGGATCCTCTGGTTCTGGAAAATCAACTTTCCTTCGTTCAATCAACCTTTTGGAAACACCAACTGAAGGCCAAATCCTCTATCACGGCCAAGATGTATTGGCAAAAGGCTATGATTTGACTACTTACCGTGAAAAACTAGGTATGGTTTTCCAATCCTTTAACCTGTTTAACAACCTCAATGTTTTGGAAAATGCCATCGTGGCACAAACTACTGTATTAAAACGCGATCGTGCAGAAGCTGAAAAAATCGCCAAAGAAAACCTCAACAAGGTCGGAATGACCGAGCAGTACTGGCAGGCCAAACCGAACCAACTCTCTGGTGGACAAAAACAACGGGTCGCTATTGCCCGTGCCTTATCTGTTAATCCAGAAGTCATTCTCTTTGACGAGCCAACCTCAGCCCTTGACCCGGAAATGGTCGGAGAGGTACTCAAAACCATGCAGGATCTTGCCAAATCCGGCTTGACTATGATCATCGTTACGCATGAAATGGAATTTGCCCGCGATGTTTCAAACCGTGTCATCTTTATGGACAAGGGAGTCATCGCTGAAGAAGGTAGCCCACAGCAAATCTTTGAAAATCCCCAGGAAGAACGGACCAAGGTCTTCTTGCAACGATTCCTCGGTTAG
- a CDS encoding DUF6176 family protein, with protein MKLNVELSRFRVKEGKTAKVDEWMAFLNEHMEDTLLTLEGEKMYVETIFREGLDGREYLYWYSVQAEGGIEVKDSESYIDKKHIEFWEECIDPSYGMVDLIPQVVMIPKTIYETMEDLDRQYDETFKK; from the coding sequence ATGAAACTAAACGTCGAACTCTCCCGCTTTCGTGTTAAAGAAGGGAAAACTGCCAAAGTAGATGAATGGATGGCCTTTCTCAACGAGCACATGGAAGACACCCTTCTCACTCTTGAAGGAGAGAAAATGTATGTCGAAACCATCTTCCGTGAGGGATTGGACGGACGCGAATACCTTTACTGGTATTCTGTTCAAGCTGAAGGAGGGATTGAAGTCAAAGATTCAGAATCCTATATTGATAAAAAACACATAGAATTTTGGGAAGAATGCATCGACCCGAGCTATGGCATGGTAGATCTAATCCCTCAAGTTGTCATGATTCCTAAAACTATCTATGAAACCATGGAAGATTTAGACAGACAATACGATGAGACATTTAAAAAATGA
- a CDS encoding acetolactate synthase large subunit, producing the protein MEEFRLDKECSGSYLILDTLRQLGIDTIFGYPGGAVLPLYDEIYRFEGIQHILARHEQGAVHAAEGYAKSTGKLGVALVTSGPGATNAITGIADAMGDSVPLLVFTGQVATRGIGKDAFQEADIIGITTPITKYNYQIRDTADIPRVITEAVHIATTGRPGPVVIDVPKDIQETLVSSYHDPSIHLPSYQPTVEPNGLQVKKILKQLSLAKQPVILAGGGVNYADANQELIAFAERYQIPVVSTLLGLGAMPIEHALSLGMGGMHGSYASNMAMNDADYIINIGARFDDRLTGNPLTYAPNALVAHIDIDPAEIGKVKKTAIPVVGDAKATLQALLKLDTVETDYAAWTAQVLDNKHRAPFWYEEDDRVIKPQQAIELIGQLTKGDAIVITDVGQHQMWAAQFYPYKHARQLVTSGGMGTMGFGIPAAIGAKLANPDREVVLFVGDGGFQMTNQELAILNGYGVPIKVVLINNHSLGMVRQWQESFYDKRRSQSVFDAEPNFQLLAEAYGIAHYSFDNPATLSEDMKVILEDRPMLIEVHISKTEHVQPMVPAGKSNAEMLGVKFNA; encoded by the coding sequence TTGGAAGAGTTTCGATTAGACAAAGAATGCTCAGGTTCCTATCTGATTTTAGATACCCTGCGTCAACTGGGGATTGATACGATTTTCGGTTACCCGGGTGGAGCTGTTTTACCTTTATACGATGAAATCTATCGTTTTGAGGGGATTCAGCATATTTTGGCCCGTCATGAGCAAGGGGCCGTTCATGCGGCAGAAGGCTATGCTAAGTCAACTGGTAAATTAGGTGTTGCCTTGGTGACATCAGGTCCAGGAGCGACCAATGCCATTACAGGGATTGCTGATGCTATGGGGGATAGCGTACCCTTGCTGGTTTTCACCGGCCAGGTTGCAACAAGGGGGATCGGTAAGGATGCCTTTCAGGAGGCGGACATTATCGGGATTACAACCCCTATTACAAAATACAACTACCAGATTCGCGATACGGCGGATATTCCGCGCGTGATTACAGAAGCTGTCCACATTGCTACAACTGGTCGTCCAGGTCCAGTCGTTATCGATGTTCCAAAAGACATCCAAGAGACATTGGTTAGCAGCTACCATGATCCAAGTATTCACCTGCCAAGCTATCAACCAACGGTTGAGCCAAATGGCTTGCAGGTCAAAAAAATCCTCAAGCAATTGAGTCTTGCCAAACAACCGGTTATTCTTGCAGGCGGAGGGGTCAACTACGCCGATGCCAATCAAGAGCTGATAGCCTTTGCAGAGCGCTACCAGATTCCAGTTGTCTCAACCCTGCTAGGTCTAGGTGCTATGCCAATCGAGCATGCACTGTCTCTTGGAATGGGCGGTATGCACGGATCTTACGCCTCCAATATGGCTATGAACGATGCGGACTACATCATCAATATCGGAGCTCGTTTTGATGACCGTTTGACAGGGAATCCTCTGACTTATGCACCAAATGCCCTAGTTGCTCATATCGATATCGATCCAGCAGAGATTGGTAAGGTCAAAAAGACGGCTATTCCGGTCGTAGGAGATGCCAAGGCAACCTTACAGGCCTTACTGAAACTAGATACGGTAGAAACAGATTATGCAGCCTGGACAGCTCAAGTCTTGGACAACAAACACAGAGCACCGTTTTGGTATGAGGAAGATGATAGGGTTATCAAACCGCAACAAGCTATTGAATTGATTGGTCAGTTGACCAAGGGAGATGCAATTGTGATCACAGACGTTGGCCAACACCAGATGTGGGCAGCTCAATTCTATCCTTACAAGCATGCCCGCCAATTGGTGACATCTGGCGGTATGGGAACTATGGGCTTTGGTATTCCAGCAGCTATTGGAGCAAAATTAGCCAACCCTGACCGTGAAGTCGTTCTTTTTGTCGGAGACGGCGGTTTCCAGATGACCAACCAAGAACTAGCTATTCTTAATGGTTATGGTGTGCCGATTAAGGTGGTTCTGATTAACAACCATTCACTTGGCATGGTCCGTCAGTGGCAGGAATCCTTCTATGATAAACGTCGCAGTCAGTCCGTCTTTGATGCCGAGCCTAATTTCCAACTATTAGCGGAAGCCTACGGTATTGCCCATTATAGTTTTGACAATCCAGCCACCCTTTCTGAAGATATGAAAGTCATTTTGGAAGATAGACCGATGTTGATTGAAGTGCATATTTCCAAAACAGAGCACGTTCAACCAATGGTACCGGCTGGCAAGAGCAATGCAGAAATGTTGGGGGTGAAGTTCAATGCGTAG
- the ilvD gene encoding dihydroxy-acid dehydratase: MTEKDTLKKLRHRSSVYDSMVKSPNRAMLRATGMTDDSFEKPIVGVISTWAENTPCNMHLHDFGKLAKEGVKDAGAWPVQYGTITVADGIAMGTPGMRFSLTSRDIIADSIEAAMGGHNVDAFVAIGGCDKNMPGSMIAIANMDIPAVFAYGGTIAPGNLNGKDIDLVSVFEGIGKWNNGDLTAEEVRQIECNACPGPGGCGGMYTANTMATAIEVMGMSIPGSSSHPAESPEKKADIEEAGRAVVRMLELGIKPSDIMTREAFEDAITVTMALGGSTNATLHLLAIAHAANVDLTLEDFNDFQERVPHLADLKPSGKYVFQDLYNVGGVPAVMKYLLKNGFLHGDRITCTGKTVAENLENFADLTPGQDVIMPLENPKRADGPLIILKGNLAPEGAVAKVSGVKVRNHTGPAKVFDSEEEAIEAVLTDEIVDGDVVVVRYVGPKGGPGMPEMLSLSSMIVGKGQGDKVALLTDGRFSGGTYGLVVGHIAPEAQDGGPIAYLRTGDLVTVDQDTKEITMHVSDQEIEERKKTTVIPPLYSRGVLGKYAHTVSSASKGAVTDFWRPERSGKK, encoded by the coding sequence ATGACCGAAAAAGATACCCTAAAAAAACTCCGTCATCGTAGTTCTGTTTACGATTCGATGGTTAAGTCACCCAACCGTGCCATGCTTCGCGCAACAGGAATGACCGACGATAGCTTTGAAAAGCCTATTGTTGGGGTTATTTCGACATGGGCTGAAAATACCCCCTGTAACATGCACCTTCATGACTTTGGAAAATTAGCCAAAGAAGGGGTAAAAGATGCAGGTGCCTGGCCTGTTCAATATGGTACCATCACCGTTGCAGACGGAATCGCTATGGGAACTCCTGGTATGCGCTTCTCCTTGACTTCACGTGATATCATTGCAGATTCTATTGAGGCAGCTATGGGAGGACACAACGTGGATGCCTTTGTCGCAATCGGTGGCTGTGATAAAAACATGCCTGGTTCTATGATTGCTATCGCCAATATGGACATTCCTGCCGTATTTGCCTACGGTGGAACCATCGCTCCAGGAAACCTCAATGGTAAAGATATTGACTTGGTTTCTGTCTTCGAAGGAATCGGAAAATGGAACAATGGCGACTTAACTGCTGAAGAAGTTCGTCAAATTGAGTGTAATGCCTGTCCTGGACCTGGTGGGTGTGGTGGTATGTACACTGCCAATACCATGGCTACTGCCATTGAGGTAATGGGCATGTCTATTCCTGGCTCTTCTTCTCACCCTGCTGAATCTCCTGAGAAGAAGGCTGATATTGAAGAAGCTGGTCGTGCTGTTGTACGCATGCTAGAACTTGGTATCAAACCATCTGACATTATGACTCGTGAAGCATTTGAAGATGCTATTACAGTCACAATGGCTCTGGGGGGCTCAACCAACGCTACGCTCCATCTTCTAGCCATCGCCCATGCTGCCAATGTCGACCTCACACTTGAAGATTTCAACGATTTCCAAGAACGAGTACCTCACCTAGCTGACCTCAAGCCATCTGGTAAATATGTTTTCCAAGACCTCTATAATGTCGGCGGTGTCCCTGCAGTTATGAAATACTTGCTCAAAAACGGCTTCCTTCATGGCGACCGCATCACATGTACAGGTAAAACCGTTGCTGAGAACCTAGAGAATTTTGCAGACTTGACTCCAGGTCAAGATGTCATCATGCCACTTGAAAATCCAAAACGTGCAGATGGCCCACTCATCATCCTCAAAGGTAACCTTGCTCCTGAAGGTGCCGTTGCCAAGGTTTCTGGTGTGAAAGTCCGCAACCATACAGGTCCAGCCAAGGTCTTTGATTCTGAAGAAGAAGCGATCGAAGCAGTCTTGACTGACGAAATCGTAGATGGCGATGTAGTCGTTGTCCGCTATGTTGGACCAAAAGGCGGTCCTGGTATGCCTGAAATGCTATCCCTTTCTTCCATGATTGTCGGAAAAGGCCAAGGTGACAAGGTAGCCCTTCTAACAGACGGTCGTTTCTCTGGTGGTACCTATGGACTGGTTGTTGGACACATCGCACCTGAAGCTCAGGATGGTGGACCAATTGCCTACCTCCGTACAGGTGATTTGGTGACGGTTGACCAAGATACCAAAGAAATCACCATGCACGTTTCTGACCAAGAAATCGAAGAACGCAAGAAAACAACTGTCATTCCTCCACTCTACTCTCGTGGTGTTCTCGGTAAATACGCCCACACCGTATCCTCTGCCTCTAAAGGAGCCGTTACCGACTTCTGGAGACCCGAACGAAGCGGTAAAAAATAA
- the ilvC gene encoding ketol-acid reductoisomerase has translation MTVAMQYEKDVTVAALDGKRIAVIGYGSQGHAHAQNLRDTGHDVIIGVRAGKSFDKAKEDGFETFEVAEAAKQADVIMILAPDEIQADLYNEEIAPNLEAGNALGFAHGFNVHFEFIKVPADVDVFMCAPKGPGHLVRRTFEEGFGVPALYAVYQDATGNAKHIAMDWAKGVGSARVGLLETTFKEETEEDLFGEQAVLCGGLTALMQAGFEVLTEAGYAPELAYFEVLHEMKLIVDLVYEGGFKKMRQSISNTAEFGDYVSGPRVITDQVKENMKVVLADIQSGKFANDFVNDYKAGRPRMEAYRKEAEGLEIEKVGAELRKAMPFVSRNDDDSFKIYN, from the coding sequence ATGACAGTAGCAATGCAATATGAAAAAGATGTAACAGTAGCAGCACTTGACGGTAAGCGTATCGCCGTTATCGGCTATGGTTCACAAGGTCATGCTCATGCCCAAAACTTGCGTGATACAGGACATGATGTTATCATCGGTGTGCGTGCAGGTAAATCATTTGACAAGGCAAAAGAAGACGGTTTTGAAACTTTTGAAGTAGCAGAAGCAGCAAAACAAGCAGATGTTATCATGATCTTGGCTCCAGACGAAATCCAAGCAGACCTTTACAATGAAGAAATCGCTCCAAACTTGGAAGCAGGAAATGCCCTTGGTTTCGCTCATGGTTTCAACGTTCACTTTGAATTTATCAAGGTACCAGCAGATGTGGATGTCTTCATGTGTGCACCAAAAGGGCCGGGTCACTTGGTTCGCCGTACTTTTGAAGAAGGCTTCGGTGTGCCAGCCCTTTACGCAGTGTACCAAGATGCAACTGGCAATGCCAAGCATATCGCTATGGACTGGGCAAAAGGCGTTGGTTCGGCTCGTGTAGGTCTTTTGGAAACAACCTTCAAGGAAGAAACGGAAGAAGACTTGTTTGGTGAGCAAGCAGTTCTCTGCGGTGGCTTGACAGCCCTTATGCAGGCAGGTTTTGAAGTCTTGACAGAAGCGGGTTATGCACCAGAATTGGCTTACTTCGAAGTGCTCCACGAAATGAAACTCATCGTTGACCTTGTCTACGAAGGTGGCTTCAAGAAAATGCGTCAATCTATCTCAAACACTGCTGAATTCGGTGACTATGTATCAGGCCCACGCGTAATCACAGACCAAGTTAAAGAAAACATGAAGGTAGTCCTTGCAGATATCCAGTCTGGTAAATTTGCTAATGACTTTGTTAACGACTACAAAGCAGGTCGTCCACGTATGGAAGCCTACCGCAAAGAAGCAGAAGGACTTGAAATCGAAAAAGTCGGAGCAGAACTCCGCAAAGCAATGCCATTCGTCAGCCGCAACGACGACGATTCATTTAAGATTTATAACTAG
- a CDS encoding phosphodiester glycosidase family protein: MKLLKKPFIYASLFGTLLTGGFTYSMLKTFVISEAITTVASTTTSSTTTASSTESTAASTTTNVSTTDTSYSDDNIQITLETITTNNTTVYVADIQVSSAEYLKTALAQNTYGTNVTAKTSETAAANNAILAINGDYYGANSTGYVIKNGVLYRDTIRDNASYGDLAIYADGSFEIIDENEITAQELIDNGVVNLLAFGPALVENGEIVVDTSTEVGRAMSSNPRTAIGIIDENHYIIVVADGRTSESEGLSLYQLAEVMQQYGATTAYNLDGGGSSTLYFNGQVINNPTTNGNTISERAVSDIVYIGY; the protein is encoded by the coding sequence ATGAAATTGCTTAAAAAACCCTTCATTTATGCTTCACTATTCGGAACACTTCTCACCGGTGGTTTCACCTACTCCATGCTAAAGACATTTGTTATTTCTGAAGCAATCACAACCGTTGCATCGACTACCACTTCATCGACAACAACGGCTTCTTCGACAGAATCGACAGCTGCAAGTACTACCACCAATGTATCGACAACCGATACCTCTTACAGTGATGACAATATTCAAATTACACTTGAAACCATTACAACCAACAATACAACAGTATATGTAGCGGATATTCAAGTTAGCTCAGCTGAATACTTGAAAACTGCCTTGGCACAAAATACCTATGGCACCAACGTAACGGCAAAAACATCTGAAACAGCTGCTGCCAATAATGCAATCTTGGCCATCAACGGTGACTACTATGGCGCCAACTCAACTGGTTATGTCATTAAAAACGGCGTGCTTTACCGTGACACCATCCGTGACAATGCCTCATATGGCGACTTAGCCATCTATGCAGACGGCTCATTTGAAATCATCGATGAAAATGAAATCACAGCCCAAGAATTGATTGACAATGGCGTTGTCAACCTGCTAGCCTTTGGTCCTGCATTGGTTGAAAACGGTGAAATCGTCGTCGATACATCGACAGAGGTCGGCCGTGCCATGTCATCGAACCCTCGAACTGCTATCGGAATCATCGATGAGAACCACTACATCATTGTCGTGGCAGATGGTCGAACTTCTGAGAGCGAAGGTCTCTCACTCTATCAACTAGCAGAAGTTATGCAGCAATACGGAGCAACGACAGCCTATAACCTTGATGGCGGTGGTTCGTCAACTCTTTACTTCAACGGTCAAGTTATTAACAATCCAACAACCAATGGAAACACTATTTCAGAAAGGGCGGTGAGCGACATTGTCTACATCGGTTACTAA
- the ilvN gene encoding acetolactate synthase small subunit has translation MRRMLTAKLRNSSGVLNRFTGVLSRRQINIESISVGPTEVDGISRVTVIVDVASHDEVEQIIKQLNRLIDVVRVRDLTDIPHLEREVILVKIVAPPAKRAEILAIIQPFRASVVDVAPHSITIQMTGDGDKIDALLRVIQPYGIKNIARTGATGFSRD, from the coding sequence ATGCGTAGAATGTTAACAGCTAAATTACGAAATTCCTCCGGAGTGCTCAATCGTTTTACAGGTGTCCTATCTCGTCGCCAAATCAATATCGAGTCCATATCCGTCGGTCCGACAGAAGTGGATGGCATCTCACGTGTGACGGTGATTGTAGACGTGGCCAGTCACGATGAGGTCGAACAAATCATCAAACAGCTGAACCGCTTGATTGATGTGGTTCGAGTACGTGACTTAACGGACATACCCCACTTAGAACGGGAAGTGATTCTGGTTAAAATTGTCGCTCCACCAGCCAAGCGAGCAGAAATTTTGGCGATTATCCAACCCTTCCGTGCCAGCGTTGTCGATGTAGCACCGCACTCCATTACCATCCAAATGACTGGTGACGGAGATAAGATTGACGCCCTTCTGCGTGTGATTCAGCCTTATGGTATTAAAAATATCGCCCGTACTGGAGCGACTGGTTTCAGTCGCGACTAA
- a CDS encoding metal-sulfur cluster assembly factor → MRDDILLNDRAAALADQLVPILETIYDPEIELDIYNLGLVYEIQVDEVGFCKVVMTFTDAGCSCADTMPGELVAALKTIEGIEDAQVEIVWSPAWKMTRISRLGRITLGISPK, encoded by the coding sequence ATGCGAGATGATATACTCTTGAATGACCGAGCGGCTGCTCTTGCTGACCAATTGGTCCCGATATTAGAGACGATTTATGATCCAGAGATTGAGCTGGATATTTACAATCTGGGCTTAGTTTATGAGATCCAAGTTGATGAAGTTGGTTTTTGTAAGGTTGTCATGACCTTTACAGATGCAGGGTGTTCTTGCGCTGATACCATGCCAGGAGAATTAGTTGCAGCCTTGAAAACCATTGAGGGAATTGAGGATGCCCAGGTCGAAATCGTCTGGTCTCCTGCCTGGAAGATGACCCGTATCAGCCGTCTCGGACGTATCACGCTTGGCATCAGTCCGAAATAA
- the ilvA gene encoding threonine ammonia-lyase IlvA — protein sequence MTLQAKHVQQAYETLQNVVVRTSLDYDRYLSEKYGAQIYIKRENEQPVRSFKIRGAYYAISELSQEQKAQGVVCASAGNHAQGVAYTCKEMGIPATIFMPVTTPQQKIGQVRFFGGVQVDIKLVGDTFDESAKAAQAYTQETGKIFIDPFDDQNVQAGQGTVAVEMLEQAREMAISFDTILVPVGGGGLIAGVSAYIKDQAPDTKIIGVEASGARSMKAAFDKGRPIKLETIDKFADGIAVQKVGKTTYEVARKHVDQLVGVDEGWISETIIDLYSKQGIVAEPAGAATIAALDVVKDQIKGKVVCCIISGGNNDINRMPEMEERALIYEGIKHYFVVNFPQRPGALREFVNHILGPNDDITRFEYIKRANKGTGPVLIGIALGNKNDFSTFIQRLEEFDPQYINLHENDSLYKMLV from the coding sequence TTGACCTTACAAGCAAAACATGTTCAACAAGCATATGAAACCTTGCAAAATGTAGTTGTTCGTACATCATTGGATTATGATCGTTACCTATCTGAAAAGTATGGTGCCCAAATTTATATTAAGCGGGAAAATGAGCAACCTGTTCGTTCCTTTAAGATTCGCGGAGCTTACTATGCCATTTCCGAATTGAGTCAGGAGCAAAAAGCTCAGGGTGTTGTATGTGCTTCGGCTGGAAATCATGCACAAGGTGTGGCTTATACCTGTAAAGAAATGGGGATTCCAGCAACTATCTTTATGCCAGTGACTACTCCCCAGCAAAAGATTGGGCAGGTCCGATTCTTTGGTGGAGTTCAGGTGGATATCAAGTTGGTAGGTGATACCTTTGATGAATCTGCTAAGGCAGCACAAGCATATACTCAAGAAACAGGGAAGATATTTATTGACCCCTTTGATGATCAAAATGTACAAGCTGGGCAAGGAACGGTTGCAGTTGAAATGTTGGAGCAAGCGAGGGAGATGGCTATTTCCTTCGATACCATTTTAGTACCTGTTGGTGGTGGTGGTCTGATTGCAGGTGTCTCTGCATATATCAAAGATCAGGCTCCGGACACCAAAATAATAGGAGTAGAAGCTAGCGGTGCTCGTTCGATGAAGGCGGCCTTTGACAAAGGAAGACCGATTAAACTGGAAACCATTGACAAGTTTGCGGATGGGATTGCTGTTCAAAAAGTTGGTAAAACAACTTATGAAGTGGCACGTAAGCATGTTGATCAACTCGTCGGAGTTGATGAAGGCTGGATTTCAGAAACCATTATTGATTTATATTCCAAGCAAGGGATTGTTGCAGAGCCAGCTGGTGCCGCAACGATTGCAGCCCTTGATGTTGTCAAAGATCAAATCAAAGGCAAGGTTGTTTGTTGTATCATTTCAGGAGGGAATAATGACATCAACCGGATGCCGGAAATGGAAGAGCGAGCATTAATTTATGAAGGGATCAAGCATTACTTTGTGGTTAACTTTCCGCAACGACCTGGGGCATTGCGCGAGTTTGTAAACCACATCTTAGGACCAAATGATGACATTACTCGTTTTGAGTACATCAAGCGGGCTAATAAGGGGACAGGTCCCGTTCTGATTGGTATTGCACTGGGGAATAAAAATGACTTTTCAACCTTTATCCAACGCTTAGAAGAGTTTGATCCTCAATACATCAATCTCCATGAAAATGATTCTCTTTATAAAATGTTAGTCTAA
- a CDS encoding glycosyltransferase — MIMYYVVIPAYQPDQKLIQLLELMQNRLSCQAIVVDDGSTGEAAQIIQEAKTYATVLHHKVNQGKGQALRTAFHYIQGLQKDAVIVTADADGQHAVHDIDRVAHAAIQLPNRLILGVRQFTNDIPLRSRFGNKLTRVLFHIQTGVKVSDTQTGLRAFHSNLLPFMLTVEGNRYEYEMNMLTQASKKYKITEVPIDTIYIDDNASSHFRPVRDGLMIYKNLFKFALASFSGFLIDYAVYALALLFLAATPTAIRLILANALARVTSSICNYSLNKKLVFNNQDSLAKTGSGYFALVLVLFFCDTALLYLFHQVLGINLYLVKIVVGILLFFVSWFVQKKLIFRERNSFSHEIA; from the coding sequence ATGATTATGTATTATGTTGTTATTCCCGCCTACCAACCCGATCAAAAACTGATACAACTACTGGAACTTATGCAAAATCGTCTTTCCTGTCAAGCCATTGTCGTAGATGATGGTAGTACAGGAGAAGCGGCGCAGATTATACAAGAAGCCAAGACCTATGCAACGGTTCTCCATCACAAGGTAAACCAAGGAAAGGGACAAGCCCTTCGAACAGCCTTTCACTATATCCAAGGACTGCAAAAAGATGCCGTAATCGTCACAGCCGATGCAGATGGTCAACACGCTGTCCATGACATCGATCGTGTTGCCCACGCAGCCATCCAGCTCCCCAACCGCCTCATCCTCGGGGTCCGTCAATTTACCAATGACATTCCACTTCGAAGTCGCTTTGGTAACAAATTAACCCGCGTGCTCTTCCATATACAGACAGGCGTAAAGGTCAGCGACACCCAAACTGGTTTACGTGCCTTCCACTCCAACTTGCTACCATTTATGTTGACCGTTGAAGGTAATCGTTACGAATACGAAATGAACATGTTGACTCAGGCAAGTAAGAAATACAAGATTACAGAAGTCCCTATCGATACCATCTATATCGATGACAATGCTAGTTCTCATTTCCGCCCGGTTCGAGATGGGCTAATGATTTACAAAAATCTCTTCAAATTTGCTCTGGCATCTTTTAGTGGATTTTTAATCGATTATGCAGTCTATGCTCTTGCTCTTCTCTTTCTTGCAGCAACACCGACTGCCATTCGACTCATTTTAGCCAATGCTCTAGCCAGAGTGACTAGTTCAATCTGCAATTACTCTTTGAACAAAAAACTTGTTTTCAACAATCAGGATAGCCTGGCAAAAACAGGTAGCGGCTACTTTGCCCTTGTCCTTGTCCTCTTCTTCTGTGACACTGCCTTGCTTTACCTCTTCCATCAAGTACTCGGTATCAACCTCTACTTGGTGAAAATCGTAGTTGGCATTCTCCTCTTCTTTGTCTCTTGGTTTGTCCAAAAGAAACTCATCTTTCGCGAAAGGAACTCATTTTCCCATGAAATTGCTTAA